A region from the Candidatus Krumholzibacteriia bacterium genome encodes:
- a CDS encoding efflux RND transporter periplasmic adaptor subunit, producing MPIAIVPAIRGPIASTYAATATLRADAEAEILARVSGVVQGLRAEEGDAVDANAPLLQVENDEYRLRVKQAKARTANLRARFERLEDMVDKRLVSQEEFDTAEADLASAEADEELAALELSYTTVRSPFRGRVVERLVDPGQNVSVGTPLFRVADLDPLLAEVHVPSKEFRRLQTEQTVELVLDSDGTRLDGRIDRVSPVIDPNSGTIKVTVEIPEYPASVRPGDFAEVHIVTERREGRTLVPRNAVVTEKGETVVFVEAGGKAERRAVSTGFSDDEHVEIVDGVNPGEHVVIKGQRSLRHGQRVRVLEEDTTGEARAR from the coding sequence GTGCCGATCGCGATCGTCCCGGCCATCAGGGGCCCCATCGCGAGCACCTACGCCGCCACCGCAACCCTTCGCGCCGACGCCGAGGCCGAGATCCTGGCCCGCGTGTCCGGCGTGGTCCAGGGACTGCGCGCCGAGGAGGGCGACGCGGTCGACGCCAACGCGCCGCTGCTGCAGGTGGAGAACGACGAGTACCGGCTCCGCGTGAAGCAGGCGAAGGCGCGCACGGCGAACCTGCGCGCCCGCTTCGAACGTCTCGAGGACATGGTCGACAAGCGTCTGGTCAGCCAGGAGGAATTCGACACCGCCGAGGCCGACCTGGCCAGCGCCGAGGCCGACGAGGAACTCGCCGCGCTGGAACTGAGCTATACGACGGTGCGCTCGCCGTTCCGCGGACGCGTGGTGGAGCGTCTGGTCGATCCCGGCCAGAACGTGAGCGTGGGCACTCCCCTGTTCCGTGTGGCCGACCTCGATCCCCTGCTGGCCGAAGTCCACGTGCCGAGCAAGGAGTTCCGGCGGCTGCAGACCGAACAGACCGTCGAGCTCGTGCTCGACAGTGACGGAACCCGCCTCGACGGCAGGATCGACCGCGTGAGTCCCGTGATCGACCCCAACAGCGGAACGATCAAGGTGACCGTCGAGATCCCCGAGTACCCGGCCTCGGTCCGTCCCGGCGACTTCGCCGAAGTGCACATCGTGACCGAGCGCCGTGAGGGCCGCACGCTGGTACCGCGCAACGCCGTGGTCACGGAGAAGGGCGAGACCGTGGTGTTCGTCGAGGCCGGTGGGAAGGCCGAGCGCCGCGCGGTGAGCACGGGCTTCTCCGACGACGAACACGTCGAGATCGTCGACGGCGTGAATCCCGGTGAACACGTCGTGATCAAGGGCCAACGCTCGCTGCGCCACGGGCAGAGAGTGCGCGTGCTCGAGGAGGACACTACGGGCGAGGCCCGGGCTCGATGA